The following nucleotide sequence is from Branchiostoma lanceolatum isolate klBraLanc5 chromosome 18, klBraLanc5.hap2, whole genome shotgun sequence.
tgtGGATTTTGGCAATCAGATAATTCAAGTGAATTATATtgctttgctgttgctagaaaCTGTGTTAATAACATATAACAAATAATTTTGTAACAATAGTCGTTCAGAATCTCTTTTCATGTGCCAGTGACCGCTTGGACAGTAAAACTTTCCAATCTTAGATGTCAAAATCCGCCTGTGCTACAGAAGTTTTAGGTGTCAATGGCCGCTCGGTCAGTACTACTGAATGTGTTAGATCCCGGCATTCTCAGGTATCATAGTAAGTCCGCGTTGCACACTGAACCATCTGCGTAGACATTGAAGTTCTTGAAGTTGAAGTCCGTCCCACACCatatggtgtatagggcggcACCCATCTCCGCTTCCTTAGCTTTTGGACCACATATCTGTGCAAACACAGAGGATACAATGTCACTTTTAAAGTCATTTTTCGGTATGACCCGGTCAGAGAATTGAACCCGCATGTACCGCAAAAACTTCATTTCCAGTGTTGGTGTCATCGTCAATGCACATGGCTACTCTCTATGGCTACCCTTTTTGTGCACATGTCAAGGGGAAGGATTTTTCATGGGCATATTTTGCTCAGAAcggtccagttttctgctagggaggacagaagattgtgtattttaaaaatctggccaaaatagATGACCTTTGGCATGTTTTGACCTCGAATTGACCCCTGAACCATTCTCTTCTGGTTGGATTGATAATTATTAGGATAGGGGGTGAGatcctggtctcatctgaaacttctggcTTTAACTCGTTAAACTGCAGGAGTTGAACTCCTGCTTTTTTCACCTAAAGAAACCTGagaaatccagctttgcaggggtggttaagatttgaggtttgaaatgtggatacatgtgttttaaagtgattgtttttgatggctTAACCATGTGTTGCATTGGAAAGTCCCTTTGGTGGTCCCTCCCCTGAATCAATGGTCATTCGAAACTCTTTATATGACAGTGACCGTTCGGACACTAAAGGTGTTCAATCTCAGGTATCAACATAAGACTGCTtttcaaatactttttttctgtcccaatcGGCTTTCGGCGTCTTAAAGCGTCAATAACCGTCCGGACAGTGGAGCTGTCCAATCATGAATTGATCGTCTTGTAAACTTGCGCATGCGTTTTTACGGTCGTTGTCCTTTTTACTTGGGTCACAGTTGTAATCAATATACACAAACTGTCAATCTTAGTTATCGGTAGAATGAACAAAGACAATGCTGCATTCTGGCTGAGTCAAACCTACTAATTCAGAACGTGTCCTTGAGGATCAAATTTCTTCGGTAACTTTTAACATTCTTTCAACCATAGTTGTGTATACTAAGGCGTCCTTGCAAGAAGAATACTCgcaaatgataagaaaaacGTGCACTGTATTAAGCGGCTGGAAACAGAAACCAAAGTGTTCTACTTTGTGATATTTTTGAAGCCAATTGAGAATTTGAAGCAGTTGTTGGAATTTGGTGTGGGTACAGTGTGCTGGGATTTGTTTTGACATGCATATGTCGTAGCTAAAAACTAATCACTGTACGTTTTTGTACTTCTCAACACTATTAAAGTACAGAACATATACGTTACACTAAGTATGAGTTTTTGACACCAAGTGACTGATTATCGTCTCTTAATTCAGATTCAGGAATTAGGTGCGTGGTACTTTTAGGGTGGGATCACCTTCGTCGTACGAAAGTCGTACGATCGCAACCTAAGGGCAATATTTGCACATGTGTCATATAGAATTCACCAACAGCTGTCTCCTTATCAAAATGGCTGATTTAGATCCTCGTCGGCGGTTAGTTATGTCACAACCTGCTTGAAAActcaacaacatcaaaatcgtacgacgacctacgacacATATGACCGCACCCCAAGGGTGGACGATTTTGTTACCATGACGGGGATGTTGTTTTGAAGAAcaattttttgtatcttctatttttttcaggaaCGTCCTATATCGTGTTTGGCCTCGGCCCTCCACTCGGCTTCGTCCTCAGCTCCTTTGCCGTCAGGATTTACGTCGACATAGACAAGGGGATCGACCCGGCCACCCTCGGGCTAACCCCCGCCAACCCGCTGTGGGTCGGTGCCTGGTGGATAGGGTTCTTCATCTGCGGAGTCGGACTGTTAGCAACGGCATTCCCCATGTTCTTCTTTCCACATGGTACGTGTTCTTTGGAAACATACGTCATTGCATACGTCATTGTGTTCTTGCGGCCAAGCAATGATTGGCATAAGAACAACATTTGGTCAGGGAAAGTGGTTTTGAACGGAGAAATTGAGTAACCTTCATAATTTTGTACGGCAATTTTATGGAAAAATAGGTCGGGTATTAATTAAGAGAACATGTCTGGCGAAATTTAAGGTAACGGCGACCTGATTAGCGAATAGTTTTCTTTCTACGCGTTTGGATGTGATCAGCGTGTGTGATCAACGAAGATCAACGTCCCTGCACTCGAGGCTGAATATCAGAACAGCGCTTGTTAAATTATTGGGTATATAATGTGATATAATCATGTGATATATTGTTGCCATTTTCTCTTCAGCCCTGAAGAGACCCTCAGACAGTGACGTGATTCAGAAGAAAGACAAGagcgagaagaagaagatgctCCCGATGATGGACATGGACCGGGGCCCTCCCCTGCTGGACCCAGCCAAGGGACTCTGGAAGCAAATCAAAGGTATGTATGAGTTAGTGAAAGGTCGAAGTTTCTGAGGAATTTTCTGAGggaagtaaaacaaaaatacgCAGACTACCAGGAGCTGTTCAGAACACTGAAGTCCAGGTCAGAATTCGAACTCCCCAACCCTGTGGCTGTTTTCGGTGGGTTAGGCTTTTGTGTTCTTATGTTTTGAACTTCGAATTCGTAGTTTTCTGattacactgtcagtagagtggcaggaagtaacGTGGAAAGATAGTACCCGCTAAGGTCaccgcaaaggtcagacttgtggaagtgacaggaagtagaatCAGAGCCAATGGAGGTGATAGAACTAGTCctttatcagacatgacaggtATTCCAGGTCACGGGGTCGCTGGAAGAACCTATGAATTTacggggaggtattgtttttttatttgtctgtatgtctttattttcaaagttatatattttccatagAGTCACAAGAAGTGATcaatcaaaacaatattttcatgaTCGACGAAATAAATTACAGAAGACATACGAGAGACTACaaatttcacggaggtatgagatcttcaaactcttgttttttCCAGGAATGACGAAGAGTCTGAAGGAGGTGTTGACAAACGGCGTGTTCCTGGTGCTGTGTCTGTCCGGGGTCTGCATGGTGTCCACATTCGGCGCCTTCTCCTTCATGCCTAAGTACCTGGAGCTGCAGTTCGGAGTACCGAAGTCACAGGCAAACATGCTGTTGGGTAGGTAACTCAggtctctctctcactcactcactcactcactcactcactcactcactcactcactcactcactcactcactcactcactcactcactcactcgttcactcactcactcactcactcgttcaCTCACATACTCTCTCTTTCTCATTCATGCATTCACTCCTCATGCATTCCTTCGACCTTTCTTccttcactcactcagtcacactataatcattcactcactcactcactcagtcacccactcactcactcacttgctcgctcactcagtcactcactcacgtACATTCACTTACGTACATTCACTCCTCTCTTATTTACTAACTCACGTACATTCACTCCTTTTATTCTTTCACTGTCACTCActtagtcactcactcactcagtctctCCTTCCCTGATTAACTAagtaactaaccaaccaaccaaccaaccaactaactaactaagtaactaaatcgatcgatcaatcaatcaatcaactaatcaaccaaccaatcaatcgatATCTGTTCTTCCATATCCAGGAATAGTGATGTTGCCGTCCACCGTTTTCGGCATCGTCGGGTCAGGGATCGTCATCAAGAAGTTCAAGTTGACGCCTGTGCAGTGCCTGTACATGTCCGCCACCTCGGTCTTCCTGTCCTCCCTCATCAGCATCCCGATGTTCTTCCTGACGTGCCCGCAGCCTCCTATGGCGGGAGTCACCATTCCGTACGGCTACAGGTACGTACCATGATTTACATTcgcccggacgggagacctggagCATcaccgtcttgtatcagccaacgaaagggtatgtcaccccgtaaggggcggtacAACCCCGACGGTGCACATCGCACGTAAACACGTCgcacgtaagcacgtcgactacctacctacctaccatgATAAAAGGGGTCaagatggtcttgtggttagggttgttgactgaGAGCCTAAACCTTCTGGGTTCGAATCAATAGCAGGCTATTCTTGGAGAGGCacttattacaaatatttccTTAGGTGAGGCGACCTAGTACCTagctactcaggtgaaaatgagtagctaGCTTTGGTTGGGGACGTCCTTTTGGATGGAATGTAAACGTAGGTCCTGTGGTTGATTGTGGTTATCGAAAATACTAGGGGTCCATCCCgatgtaagtggatcaaacctcaCAGTCCAGTACCGTCCCCTGCCTCTGTCATCATTAAACCATTTACAAACACATGTtgaacatgtatttcttttgcCACAGCCCCTTCATGCCGAACGCCCCCTACCTGAAGAACGGAGACATCAACTTGATCTCCTCCTGCAACACCGGCTGCAACTGCAACCTGGACAAGTACAGTCCCGTGTGCGGGTCGGACGGCGTCACATACTTCTCGGGCTGCCACGCAGGCTGCACCGAGAAGCAGAGCTTCATGCACCCGATGGGGATCATGATATCGGTAAGTCTCTCCAAATCATCAAGGCGTAGATACCTACTTGCAAGTATGGACTCTGAAGCAATTGTGGGTAAAAGACTAACATCCAGCTGACGTTATATCTTATGACTGACTGACTTCTCTAGCATGATGAAAATCAACTCTTTAACATCATCAATCTTAACATTTCACTGAATGACAACAACTCAATATTTTGTAGCTAACAAAGAACAAAAACTAACCACTATGACGCTGTAACAATAGCTCCTTACTTGTAAAAAGCACCGCTAACGGCGCGGTCATAAAAAAATCGTCGtagatcgtcgtacgattttgatgtgggcaggctgtgacagaaccaaccgcctaCAATGCCGAAACAAGACAAATTGGTTTTGTACGACATATGCACGActgtcccaagaatgccctcattACGATCGTACAACGATCGTACGACGAGTATGACGTAGTTTACTAATGCCTAATGCACGTGTCGTTTCTCCGTCATACAGAGTACAGTGACTGCACCTGCATGGCCTCTTCTCTCACACTAACAACAACTCACACTGCTCTCAAACTTTCTAACGGTGGTGGGAACTCTTTAGAAAGTAACCCTGGAATAGAGACGGCCTGGGCGACTCTTAGAGCAGGGATCAAACCTGGAATGGAGACAAACTTGGTGACTCCTTCGGTAGTGAAGATGTCGACAtaccaaatccaagatggcggtcgtAGCGACCGCAGTGCAACCTGGGGCATTTGTCAAAAACACTGTTCTGACGTAGTGATCCAGGCCGTGTTTGTTATGTTGGCGTCACTAACAGCATGGTCGTTTGGCTTTATCCCTGTCATCGTCTGTTGTCTGAGGTAAAGTTTTAGGCTAATGTAAAGTTGGCGGTCTAACAAGTccttttttcggttcgataacaaggctgcacGGCGATGGGTCAAAACTAGAGTCGATGTCATTGCCATGACGGCGTTTGGATTTCGACCGCGATTTAGCTGTCGTTAACGACAACACTTACCTTACATCGCAACCGATCATAACACTGCAACCGACATCGCTATCTTTACATATCGCAGCAATCGAGTCTTTACATCGCAATCGAGTCTTTACATCACATTCGAGTCGCTACATCGCAACCGAGGCCTTGACACCGCAATCGAGTTCTTAAATCGCAACCGAGttttaaaacagcaatcgaGTATTTAAAACAACAGTCgagtttttaaaacagcaacCGAACCTTAAAAAAGCGGTCGAGGATTAACTCCACGGGAGCCTAATCACATGTAGCACCtcgttcacttcacaccttctTAACACCTAATGGTTATAGGCCACCGGAGGGCGCAAATAATCGACTAGTTAGGCATATGGCATTGGTCTCCGTTggttcaaggaggtttaatcctccTTGGTTGATTGGAAACATTATGCTGatttgtttatatatttttctcatGAGATCTAATCTCATGAACGCAAACTTGAGTcaaaccactcaagggactgagggaaATGATTGCTGAGGACAGGAGATTGCAGAGGACCAAGGAGAGGACGggctatgtaaaaatggatgaaCTGTTTGTTATgtcttgtgactggaggtggttccctgtgccaggtggttgcccgacaaggtttgactgtactaaatTTCCTAAACTTTCACAGATTAACACTGAAATTGTTATAATCATCTGCATCTGGCACGCCCATGGATGATTGGAATAATTTGTGGGGCGTCATCAGAAACAACACACATCCACATCTCACCTGCATGTTCTTAAGGAGTAAACATAAAATCCAATAATGgataacactgcaaatatagattttccgcaatagttatgcaaattaagtcatatttgcataatttacttcattatgtacatttctgtctaagctacctgcatactaaatatcatggaaatcggttaatcctttgttcagttatcctccttggaagattctgactgc
It contains:
- the LOC136424268 gene encoding solute carrier organic anion transporter family member 3A1-like, which codes for MENGPASSRRHDYDDKAFTEAARDLNGSIMADTHEKEEDVRCGILCCKPKWAAWLANPKLFVLCWCLAILMNIILAAGYVNGVLTTLEKRFQLQSKDLGIVASAADIGSMVTVLFVTYYGGKPGNSRPKILGVGLLGLALGAFLSGLPHFVAPAYEVDPESIPNLSSLESKDVCIANKTNEWCGKDAAAATSSQGGWFALLVFGQFIYGISGTPLMPLGTTFIDDHVRKESAPLYIGTSYIVFGLGPPLGFVLSSFAVRIYVDIDKGIDPATLGLTPANPLWVGAWWIGFFICGVGLLATAFPMFFFPHALKRPSDSDVIQKKDKSEKKKMLPMMDMDRGPPLLDPAKGLWKQIKGMTKSLKEVLTNGVFLVLCLSGVCMVSTFGAFSFMPKYLELQFGVPKSQANMLLGIVMLPSTVFGIVGSGIVIKKFKLTPVQCLYMSATSVFLSSLISIPMFFLTCPQPPMAGVTIPYGYSPFMPNAPYLKNGDINLISSCNTGCNCNLDKYSPVCGSDGVTYFSGCHAGCTEKQSFMHPMGIMISVSLSKSSRRRYLLASMDSEAIVGKRLTSS